The proteins below are encoded in one region of Halocatena salina:
- a CDS encoding DUF7095 family protein, with protein MSQFTRSEAVDRLERLVASVEREPMPVPVREVWVYGDLALGIDPIERLNVYLTKDLLFDGDVSRETEFIESHGIEGVGKTVSAEWAETNPEALRANANGHAAPERCLAAHLVDEEPIHLEVCNTGFEQNVTQRLKGAIARENYKQILDPRGVCLWIAGTRSDTAFEKLRDGELVFPTLPDALETLGMEPEAATEAADAVTRYRERQTGTTVRGDVV; from the coding sequence ATGTCACAGTTCACCCGGTCGGAGGCCGTCGACCGCCTCGAACGTCTTGTAGCGTCGGTCGAACGGGAACCGATGCCCGTCCCAGTACGGGAGGTGTGGGTGTATGGAGATCTCGCGCTCGGTATCGATCCCATCGAGCGGCTCAACGTCTATCTCACCAAAGATCTCCTGTTCGATGGGGATGTGAGCCGCGAGACCGAATTCATCGAATCACACGGGATCGAAGGTGTCGGAAAAACCGTCAGCGCCGAGTGGGCAGAAACCAATCCCGAGGCCCTCCGCGCGAACGCGAACGGCCACGCCGCACCCGAACGATGTTTGGCCGCCCACCTCGTCGACGAGGAGCCGATTCATCTCGAAGTGTGTAACACCGGCTTCGAGCAGAACGTCACCCAACGGTTGAAAGGTGCGATCGCGAGAGAGAACTACAAACAGATACTCGATCCGCGTGGCGTTTGTCTGTGGATCGCAGGCACGCGCAGCGATACTGCATTCGAAAAACTCCGAGACGGAGAGCTAGTGTTTCCGACGCTTCCGGATGCTCTTGAGACCCTCGGGATGGAACCCGAAGCTGCCACCGAAGCGGCCGATGCAGTGACTCGCTACCGCGAGCGCCAAACCGGCACGACGGTCCGGGGTGACGTCGTGTGA
- a CDS encoding SHOCT domain-containing protein: MSLESRIEQRGRRILGSPLWMGIVITAFLVAPVFFTPQVPLWMGLVSLTSLLPLVLGSTYLADYIYRRVVDSDSTDVSSPDSPVTEEDVQTPIERLRHAYARGEIGEEAFERRLERLLETENIHHRMRTDATSTEKDLITE; encoded by the coding sequence ATGTCATTGGAAAGTCGTATCGAACAGCGTGGACGACGAATCCTCGGCTCGCCGCTCTGGATGGGGATCGTAATTACTGCATTCCTCGTCGCTCCGGTATTCTTCACACCGCAAGTTCCGCTGTGGATGGGACTCGTTTCGCTCACCTCCCTCCTGCCGCTCGTGTTGGGGAGTACGTACCTCGCTGATTATATTTATCGGCGTGTCGTGGATTCGGATTCGACCGATGTCTCGTCTCCGGATTCCCCTGTCACCGAGGAGGATGTCCAGACCCCGATCGAACGGCTTCGGCACGCGTACGCACGAGGCGAGATCGGTGAAGAAGCGTTCGAGCGACGGCTCGAGCGGTTGCTCGAAACCGAAAACATCCACCACCGAATGCGGACCGACGCCACGAGCACGGAAAAGGACCTCATCACGGAGTGA
- a CDS encoding sulfurtransferase, with protein sequence MSDYAKDVLVSADWVEDNLDAFQDDDPAYRLVEVDVDTEAYSDGHAPGAIGFNWETQLQDQTRRDLLSKEDFESLLGEHGISNDSTVVLYGDNSNWFAAYTYWQFKYYGHDDVRLLDGGRDYWLDNDYPLTEEEPDFSEQDYTASEPDESIRAYRSDVEAALDDSVPLVDVRSPEEFSGEILAPAGLQETAQRGGHIPGASNVSWAAVVQDDGRFKSAEELRELYADEDIEDEEIIAYCRIGERSSIAWFALHELLGYDEAVNYDGSWTEWGNLVDAPIEQGGA encoded by the coding sequence ATGAGCGACTACGCAAAGGACGTGCTTGTTTCTGCTGATTGGGTGGAAGATAATCTGGATGCGTTTCAGGACGATGACCCGGCGTATCGACTCGTCGAAGTGGACGTAGACACCGAGGCCTACAGCGACGGTCACGCGCCGGGCGCGATTGGGTTCAACTGGGAGACCCAACTGCAAGATCAGACGCGCCGAGATCTGTTGTCCAAGGAGGATTTCGAGTCGTTGCTCGGCGAACACGGGATCAGCAACGATTCGACGGTCGTCCTGTACGGTGACAACTCGAACTGGTTTGCGGCGTACACGTACTGGCAGTTCAAATACTACGGTCACGACGACGTCCGTCTGCTCGACGGTGGCCGGGACTACTGGCTCGACAACGACTACCCCTTGACCGAGGAGGAACCGGACTTCTCCGAGCAGGACTACACCGCAAGCGAGCCGGACGAGTCGATTCGTGCGTACAGATCCGATGTCGAGGCGGCACTCGACGACAGCGTTCCGCTGGTCGACGTTCGTTCCCCCGAAGAGTTCAGCGGCGAGATCTTGGCACCAGCCGGGCTACAGGAGACCGCCCAGCGTGGAGGCCACATCCCCGGTGCGAGCAACGTTTCCTGGGCGGCTGTGGTTCAGGACGACGGCCGGTTCAAAAGCGCCGAGGAGCTGCGCGAACTGTACGCTGACGAAGACATCGAAGACGAGGAGATCATCGCCTACTGCCGGATCGGTGAACGGTCCTCGATCGCGTGGTTCGCCCTCCACGAGCTGCTCGGCTACGATGAGGCCGTCAACTACGACGGTTCGTGGACGGAATGGGGCAACCTCGTCGACGCGCCGATCGAACAAGGCGGAGCGTAA